In Micromonospora sp. NBC_01813, the following are encoded in one genomic region:
- a CDS encoding erythromycin esterase family protein: MSASESAAVVDWLSAHARPMRPYGDAPWRDVVTSIADDLLPHQTDHEAATAATVIGLASTTRESAEVCELQADLLQALVGRGVRTVVLQDTTEIGERLDHWARTGDRSANGPEAILADAWGPWRNESVRRALLWVRAHNAAHPADRVEIRGITRPTAVPADYDRVLALTAGTRNHEQISALLATIRVAHDGGEHVERAHGRWTGAPFADLARQARTATAAVLEPGSDDATRALAALDRIVQFHAAPLSRGRSGDDEETTAADQLVEHLQTSGRRAVVWDGIGHLAARGTSFGSRLREHLGTRYRCVLTAFGSGRIRDFHLPAPRSGSLDRTLDQIAARLGAGYAVSLTAASKPEAVGRWLAGRHAVRLISGMYHPDEDERHYFALDDLAESVDVLLHLPQISPVRYVEPPEAKD, translated from the coding sequence ATGAGCGCCTCCGAATCGGCTGCGGTCGTCGACTGGCTGTCCGCACACGCCCGACCGATGCGGCCGTACGGCGACGCCCCGTGGCGAGACGTCGTGACCAGCATCGCCGACGATCTTCTTCCACACCAGACTGACCACGAGGCTGCTACGGCAGCCACCGTCATCGGACTCGCGTCCACGACCCGCGAGAGCGCCGAGGTCTGCGAACTGCAGGCCGACCTGCTCCAGGCGCTGGTGGGGCGGGGCGTGCGTACCGTCGTCCTGCAGGACACCACCGAGATCGGTGAACGGCTCGACCACTGGGCCAGGACCGGCGACCGGTCAGCGAACGGTCCCGAGGCGATCCTCGCCGACGCATGGGGGCCGTGGCGCAACGAGTCGGTGCGCCGTGCGCTGCTCTGGGTACGCGCCCACAACGCCGCCCACCCGGCCGACCGGGTGGAGATCCGCGGGATCACTCGCCCGACAGCGGTGCCCGCCGACTACGACCGGGTCCTCGCCCTGACGGCGGGCACCCGCAACCACGAGCAGATATCGGCGCTGCTGGCGACGATCCGGGTCGCGCACGACGGCGGCGAACACGTGGAACGCGCCCACGGCAGGTGGACCGGCGCGCCCTTCGCCGACCTGGCCCGGCAGGCCCGGACCGCGACGGCGGCGGTGCTCGAACCGGGCTCCGACGACGCCACCCGTGCGCTCGCGGCGCTCGACCGCATCGTGCAGTTTCACGCCGCCCCACTCAGCCGAGGCCGCAGCGGCGACGACGAAGAGACGACTGCGGCAGACCAGCTGGTCGAACACCTACAGACCAGCGGACGGCGAGCCGTCGTCTGGGACGGGATCGGTCACCTGGCCGCCCGGGGGACCAGCTTCGGCTCCCGACTCCGCGAGCACCTCGGGACGCGATACCGCTGTGTGCTGACCGCCTTCGGGTCCGGCCGCATCCGGGACTTTCACCTCCCGGCACCACGCTCCGGCAGCCTGGACCGGACGCTCGACCAGATCGCGGCCAGGCTGGGCGCGGGGTACGCGGTCAGCTTGACTGCAGCGTCGAAACCTGAAGCGGTCGGGCGGTGGCTGGCCGGCCGGCACGCCGTACGGCTGATCTCGGGCATGTACCACCCCGACGAGGACGAGCGACACTACTTCGCGCTCGACGACCTTGCCGAGTCCGTGGACGTCCTCCTGCACCTGCCGCAGATAAGCCCGGTCAGGTACGTCGAGCCTCCAGAGGCGAAGGACTGA
- the cpt gene encoding chloramphenicol phosphotransferase CPT: MTTQVIVLNGGSSSGKSGIVRCLKHLFPDPWISFGIDDLIERLPPAMVTFGAQGEVILGDGFDEMHHAWRVGVAAMARAGARIIIDEVFLGGGASQEQARRYLDDLSVLWVGVRCGADVAAAREIARGDRVVGMAVSQAEIVHQGVEYDVEVDTSHLESLDCARMIAARVA; the protein is encoded by the coding sequence ATGACGACGCAGGTCATCGTGCTCAACGGCGGGTCCAGCTCCGGTAAGTCCGGGATCGTCCGGTGTCTCAAGCACCTGTTCCCTGACCCATGGATCAGCTTCGGCATCGACGACCTGATCGAGCGGTTGCCACCGGCCATGGTGACGTTCGGCGCGCAGGGCGAGGTCATCCTCGGCGACGGCTTCGACGAGATGCACCACGCCTGGCGGGTGGGTGTCGCGGCGATGGCGAGGGCCGGGGCACGGATCATCATCGACGAGGTGTTTCTGGGCGGCGGCGCCTCCCAGGAGCAGGCCCGCCGGTATCTGGACGACCTCTCCGTGCTGTGGGTCGGGGTGCGGTGTGGTGCGGATGTCGCGGCGGCGCGGGAGATCGCCCGGGGTGACCGGGTGGTCGGCATGGCCGTGTCGCAGGCCGAGATAGTCCATCAAGGAGTCGAGTACGACGTCGAGGTGGACACCAGCCACCTGGAGTCGCTGGACTGCGCCCGGATGATCGCCGCACGGGTGGCCTGA
- a CDS encoding helix-turn-helix transcriptional regulator, whose product MTEARSESLRRQQARLAAELRSQGKTWVEVAEVFRQRFRLNPRVALRAARGWSQARAAEEWNQRWPDEPKTFKSFSYWEIWPGKGGYTPSQDNLVRLAEIYECDVADLLADLPSFRHLDAATRTTFTVARGTSAVLTGETMVPREAEILLRDLLGRRPGAEAGAPPRADLTGLHRLPEEVDFGELAQVIVMWMQRIPDPQTRRSMLGKLTAALAVATTAPLTALAGSTAPANAALPSAGQGTFDPATLAHCEQMMPHLRKQGDVLGAGATLPSALAYRRTAEQQAKAATVGPQRDRAIAVYAELTQLAGWLCFNMGDYGSAQRLYDDARAAAHEARAVELVTYILCTMSHLATWQGKPRIGIDHAAAATAWAEQSSSPYARAYAADVAVRALTADGQADRSQANLDREYAALQEALADDGPRQSWWYFYDESFYWSTNAQQALGFHDADRVLAATDKTLSLIDPSNLHNRAFGLLFRAEAFARQRNIGQACRTATEAVELTSVNSSKRITQQVQKLRRGLDPWKRTRPVKELDQAVRSYRSTPLG is encoded by the coding sequence ATGACTGAAGCAAGATCGGAAAGTCTTCGACGGCAGCAGGCGCGACTCGCGGCCGAGCTGCGATCGCAGGGAAAGACGTGGGTCGAGGTGGCCGAGGTCTTCCGGCAGCGGTTTCGACTCAACCCTCGGGTCGCGCTTCGCGCCGCCCGGGGCTGGAGCCAGGCGCGGGCGGCCGAGGAGTGGAACCAACGCTGGCCAGACGAGCCCAAGACCTTCAAGAGTTTCTCGTACTGGGAGATCTGGCCCGGCAAGGGCGGCTACACACCCTCGCAGGACAACCTGGTCCGCCTGGCCGAGATCTACGAGTGCGACGTCGCCGACCTGCTGGCCGACCTGCCCAGCTTCCGCCACCTCGACGCCGCAACCCGAACAACTTTCACCGTCGCTCGGGGTACTTCGGCCGTCCTCACCGGTGAGACCATGGTGCCGAGAGAGGCAGAGATCCTGCTTCGCGACCTGCTCGGCCGGCGACCCGGTGCGGAGGCGGGTGCTCCGCCACGAGCGGACCTCACCGGCCTGCACCGCCTGCCCGAGGAGGTCGACTTCGGAGAGTTGGCGCAGGTCATCGTCATGTGGATGCAACGGATACCGGACCCGCAGACCCGCCGGTCCATGCTGGGCAAACTGACGGCCGCGCTCGCGGTCGCCACCACCGCGCCGCTGACCGCGTTGGCCGGCTCGACCGCGCCGGCCAACGCGGCACTGCCGTCCGCCGGACAGGGCACCTTCGACCCGGCGACCCTGGCCCACTGCGAGCAGATGATGCCCCACCTGCGCAAGCAGGGTGACGTCCTCGGCGCGGGTGCCACCCTGCCCAGTGCGCTGGCCTATCGGCGCACCGCCGAGCAGCAGGCCAAGGCCGCCACCGTCGGCCCGCAGCGGGACCGGGCGATCGCCGTCTACGCCGAGCTGACCCAGCTGGCCGGCTGGTTGTGCTTCAACATGGGCGACTACGGATCCGCGCAGCGCCTCTACGACGATGCCCGCGCCGCCGCCCACGAAGCTCGCGCCGTGGAGCTGGTCACCTACATCCTGTGCACGATGAGTCACCTGGCGACCTGGCAGGGCAAGCCCCGGATCGGCATCGACCACGCCGCCGCCGCTACCGCCTGGGCCGAGCAGAGCAGCAGCCCGTACGCCCGGGCCTATGCCGCCGATGTGGCGGTGCGTGCGCTCACCGCCGACGGCCAGGCCGACCGGTCGCAGGCGAACCTCGACCGGGAGTACGCCGCTCTACAGGAGGCGCTGGCCGACGACGGCCCCCGTCAGTCCTGGTGGTACTTCTACGACGAGTCGTTCTACTGGAGCACCAACGCACAGCAGGCGCTGGGCTTCCATGACGCCGACCGGGTGCTCGCCGCCACCGACAAGACGTTGAGTCTGATCGACCCGAGCAACCTGCACAATCGCGCATTCGGGCTGCTGTTTCGCGCCGAAGCGTTCGCCCGGCAGCGCAACATCGGTCAGGCCTGCCGGACCGCCACCGAAGCGGTGGAGCTGACCTCGGTCAACTCCAGCAAACGGATCACCCAGCAGGTGCAGAAGCTGCGCCGTGGTCTCGACCCGTGGAAACGCACCCGCCCCGTCAAAGAGCTCGACCAGGCGGTACGCAGCTACCGGTCAACTCCGCTCGGCTGA
- a CDS encoding NADPH-dependent FMN reductase: METDNVAVPSGPLRVGVIAGSTRPTRRSPAIAQWVASDRSQPDLRLEVVDLATFDLPMLGEPLAAVFGSYEHKTTRHWAAAIAGYHAYVIVVPEYNASFPGVLKNALDHLYAEWNDKPVAFAGYGMSGGGRAVEQLRQVAEELRMHPVATSLSLSPNQVVDGRYAASAGDVEARARMLAELSRALRAAPAAAGGITR; encoded by the coding sequence ATGGAAACGGACAACGTCGCCGTCCCGAGCGGACCGCTGCGGGTAGGCGTGATCGCGGGCAGCACCCGCCCCACCCGGCGGTCGCCCGCCATCGCCCAGTGGGTGGCATCGGACCGCAGCCAGCCGGATCTCCGCCTGGAGGTGGTCGACCTGGCCACATTCGACCTGCCGATGCTGGGCGAGCCCCTCGCGGCCGTCTTCGGCAGCTACGAGCACAAGACCACCCGTCACTGGGCCGCAGCGATCGCCGGCTACCACGCGTACGTCATCGTCGTCCCCGAGTACAACGCCTCCTTCCCCGGCGTACTGAAAAACGCGCTGGACCACCTCTACGCCGAGTGGAACGACAAGCCGGTGGCCTTCGCCGGCTACGGAATGTCCGGCGGCGGGCGAGCGGTGGAGCAGCTGCGTCAGGTCGCCGAAGAGCTGAGGATGCATCCCGTCGCCACGTCGCTGAGCCTCTCGCCGAATCAGGTCGTCGACGGCCGGTACGCGGCCAGCGCCGGCGACGTCGAGGCCCGCGCCCGGATGCTGGCCGAGCTGTCGCGGGCGCTGCGGGCCGCGCCTGCCGCTGCCGGCGGGATCACCCGATGA
- a CDS encoding TetR/AcrR family transcriptional regulator, which produces MTDRISAGSRQEGSPKRGPYAKGLARRQQIIDEVLAVYNRLGFERTSLRAVGEAIGVTHPVLKHHFGTREQLFIEVLREYDRRFLDAPSDDDGSFVDLVARSAEHSLREPGLMALLHSMVAHALEAGNDRSREHFSERYADLRERIAALLEEGRAAGTVRSDIPLDDAASLVLAAADGLSTQWLLDQSVDLKHGLALLQRLLEPPARQVG; this is translated from the coding sequence ATGACCGACCGGATCTCCGCAGGCAGCCGGCAGGAGGGTTCACCCAAGCGGGGGCCGTACGCGAAAGGGCTGGCCCGGCGGCAGCAGATCATCGACGAGGTGCTGGCCGTCTACAACCGGCTGGGGTTCGAGCGCACCTCGCTGCGAGCCGTCGGTGAGGCGATCGGTGTGACACATCCCGTGCTCAAACACCACTTCGGCACCCGGGAACAGCTCTTCATCGAGGTGCTGCGGGAGTACGACCGCCGCTTCCTGGACGCCCCATCCGACGACGATGGCAGTTTCGTCGACCTGGTCGCGCGCTCCGCCGAGCACAGCCTGCGGGAGCCGGGGCTGATGGCCCTGCTCCACAGCATGGTGGCGCACGCGCTGGAAGCCGGCAACGACCGATCCCGGGAGCATTTCTCCGAGCGGTACGCCGACCTGAGGGAGCGGATCGCAGCGCTGCTTGAGGAGGGCCGGGCGGCGGGCACCGTGCGGTCGGACATCCCGCTGGACGACGCCGCGTCACTCGTCCTCGCGGCGGCCGACGGCCTCAGCACCCAGTGGCTACTCGACCAGAGCGTCGACCTCAAGCACGGTCTGGCGCTGCTGCAACGCCTCCTCGAACCGCCGGCCCGGCAGGTGGGGTGA
- a CDS encoding ISAs1 family transposase yields the protein MITRRTAPADAIITHRDSAAAPTTDTPPPAAVTDREHRSLFVALRAVPDPRDPRGRRYPLVSVLAIAVCAVLAGACTFAAIADWARDLDRASWARLGFTDRVPAATTVWRLLIRVDAQALSTVMASWLLARTTAVTRSGRRWRLVIAVDGKVVRGARLADGRQVHLLSAYDTSTGVVLAQVPIAAKSNEIPAFTPLLRLVAARLGSLTDVLVVADALHAQAGHAEYLAAAGGHLMVTVKANQPTVFAQLKAVPWAQVPVGARTRDTGHGRTETRTVKAVTVTTPGGLGFPHAQQAVRITRTRTVKGRTSRETAYLTVSLPAGQAQPADLGTWARAEWHIENRLHHVRDVTLREDAHQARTGNGPAVFATLRNTAVGYHRSNGEPNIARATRRANRRSTDLIDAVTSCNPTTQ from the coding sequence ATGATCACGAGAAGGACCGCACCCGCCGATGCCATCATCACCCACCGAGATTCTGCTGCCGCACCGACCACCGATACGCCACCACCGGCGGCGGTCACCGACAGAGAGCATCGCAGCCTGTTCGTCGCGTTGAGGGCGGTGCCCGATCCGCGTGATCCGCGTGGCCGCCGCTACCCCCTGGTCAGCGTGCTCGCCATCGCGGTGTGCGCGGTGCTGGCCGGGGCATGCACCTTCGCCGCGATCGCCGACTGGGCACGCGACCTGGACCGCGCCTCGTGGGCGAGGCTCGGCTTCACCGACCGGGTCCCCGCCGCGACCACGGTGTGGCGGCTGTTGATCCGCGTCGACGCGCAGGCACTGTCGACGGTGATGGCCAGCTGGCTACTGGCACGCACGACAGCCGTCACCCGGAGCGGGCGGCGGTGGCGCCTCGTCATCGCCGTCGACGGCAAGGTCGTACGCGGCGCCCGACTCGCCGACGGACGTCAGGTCCATCTGCTGTCGGCCTACGACACCAGTACCGGCGTCGTGCTCGCCCAGGTCCCGATCGCCGCGAAGTCGAACGAGATCCCGGCGTTCACGCCCCTGCTGCGCCTGGTCGCCGCCCGGCTGGGATCGCTGACCGACGTCCTGGTCGTCGCGGACGCCCTGCACGCCCAGGCCGGACACGCCGAGTACCTGGCCGCCGCCGGCGGGCATCTGATGGTCACGGTCAAAGCCAACCAGCCGACCGTGTTCGCCCAGCTCAAAGCTGTTCCCTGGGCGCAGGTCCCGGTCGGAGCCCGGACCCGCGACACCGGCCACGGCCGCACGGAGACCCGCACCGTCAAAGCCGTCACCGTGACGACCCCCGGCGGGCTCGGCTTCCCCCACGCCCAGCAGGCCGTCCGGATCACCCGCACCCGCACGGTCAAGGGCAGGACCAGCCGCGAAACGGCGTACCTGACGGTGTCCCTGCCCGCCGGACAGGCCCAACCCGCCGACCTCGGCACCTGGGCCCGGGCGGAGTGGCATATCGAGAACCGCCTGCACCACGTCCGCGACGTGACGTTACGTGAGGACGCGCATCAAGCCCGGACCGGAAACGGACCCGCCGTCTTCGCCACACTCCGTAACACCGCGGTCGGCTACCACCGCAGCAACGGCGAACCCAACATCGCCCGAGCCACCCGACGTGCGAACCGCCGTTCTACAGACCTCATCGACGCCGTGACCAGCTGTAACCCGACTACGCAATAG
- a CDS encoding type II toxin-antitoxin system death-on-curing family toxin: MTVYLDVEDLLEIGSIVFRTPAKVRDYGLLASAAARPSTIVFGQEAYPDLAGKAASLLHSICGNHALVDGNKRLAWAAALVFINLNTGTPIPDVDVDRAEAFMLAVADGSLHEVDAIATELRRLGVVC; encoded by the coding sequence GTGACCGTCTATCTCGACGTCGAAGACCTGCTGGAAATCGGCTCGATCGTTTTCCGCACGCCAGCCAAGGTCCGCGACTACGGGCTGCTCGCCTCCGCCGCCGCCCGACCGAGCACGATCGTCTTCGGGCAGGAGGCATACCCCGACCTCGCGGGCAAAGCAGCCAGTCTGCTGCACTCGATCTGCGGCAACCACGCACTTGTCGACGGCAACAAACGCCTGGCGTGGGCCGCCGCGCTGGTCTTCATCAACCTCAACACCGGGACGCCGATCCCCGACGTCGACGTCGACCGCGCCGAGGCGTTCATGCTCGCGGTCGCCGACGGCAGCCTGCACGAGGTCGACGCGATCGCCACCGAGCTGCGACGACTTGGCGTCGTCTGCTGA
- a CDS encoding GntR family transcriptional regulator: MTEPGWTSSSDPYLTAQQHDAWSAEATTRGRVGTQQLLGVETVDADTQVRRALGLADTERAVVRRRLILEDDRPVELADSYYPEAIAAGTPLTENRKVKGGAVRVLVDLGLTPHQVSEHVTARRPTEQEQELLDVAADEPLLVLTRISRAATGQPVEYAVMRTVTSRSTGHTYQMQIGPASPVLSTG, encoded by the coding sequence ATGACCGAGCCAGGCTGGACCAGCAGCTCAGACCCGTACCTCACCGCGCAGCAGCACGACGCATGGTCCGCCGAGGCCACCACCCGGGGACGCGTCGGCACCCAACAGCTTCTCGGCGTCGAGACCGTCGACGCAGACACACAGGTCAGACGCGCGCTGGGACTCGCCGATACCGAACGGGCCGTCGTCCGCCGCCGCCTCATCCTCGAAGACGATCGCCCGGTCGAACTCGCCGACTCCTACTACCCGGAGGCCATCGCCGCCGGCACTCCGTTGACCGAGAACCGCAAGGTCAAAGGCGGCGCGGTACGGGTACTCGTCGACCTCGGGCTCACACCGCATCAGGTCAGCGAGCACGTCACCGCCCGACGGCCGACCGAGCAGGAACAGGAACTCCTCGACGTCGCCGCCGACGAGCCACTCCTCGTCCTCACCCGCATCAGCCGCGCCGCCACCGGCCAACCCGTCGAGTACGCCGTCATGCGCACCGTCACCAGCCGCTCCACCGGCCACACCTATCAGATGCAGATCGGCCCCGCATCACCAGTTCTATCGACCGGATGA
- a CDS encoding GNAT family N-acetyltransferase, giving the protein MTEVSFARLDADAAAAMLDQLAEAYADAYGQVPGEDTGVKADAFRDRATAALGARNYELVTARVSDELVGFVFGYSLRQERDWFGGLDPAPEPGFTDERGGERTVVLAEIEVRKAWQGKGIGRGLHDTFLGGRGEERATLSANPVATATHALYEGWGWRRVGTKPGPPGAYYREYAVFVRPLRSAERS; this is encoded by the coding sequence GTGACCGAGGTTTCGTTCGCCCGTCTCGACGCCGATGCCGCTGCGGCGATGCTGGATCAGTTGGCCGAGGCATACGCCGACGCCTACGGCCAGGTCCCCGGCGAGGACACCGGCGTGAAGGCGGATGCCTTCCGCGATCGGGCGACGGCCGCGCTGGGCGCCCGCAACTACGAGCTGGTGACCGCCCGGGTCAGCGACGAGCTGGTGGGTTTCGTCTTCGGGTACAGCCTGCGGCAGGAGCGGGACTGGTTCGGCGGACTCGACCCGGCACCCGAACCGGGCTTCACCGACGAGCGTGGCGGCGAGCGCACCGTGGTCCTGGCCGAGATCGAGGTACGCAAGGCTTGGCAGGGCAAGGGCATCGGCCGTGGCCTGCACGACACGTTCCTCGGTGGCCGAGGCGAGGAGCGCGCCACGCTGTCGGCCAACCCGGTCGCGACCGCCACCCACGCACTCTACGAGGGGTGGGGGTGGCGGCGGGTCGGCACGAAGCCCGGACCTCCGGGTGCCTACTACCGAGAGTACGCCGTCTTCGTGCGCCCGCTGCGGTCAGCCGAGCGGAGTTGA
- a CDS encoding MMPL family transporter has translation MTGIWALLLLTVAIGATTLSGKTNDSFELSGIESTQAFDLIRDRDPAAAPDGATARVVFQAPAGESLADPANRQAVADALATVETSGVVSIVDPFAAGTISEDGSTGYASVSYSRSAVELSLADRAGLEAARDVAERAGLTATVGGDVLGVEIGGAIAEMIGIAIAFVVLVVTLGSLIAAGMPLLTALVGVGIGVAAIATLTGFVELSTTTPALGTMLGLAVGIDYALFILSRYQAEVRQGRPLQEAAGRAVGTAGSAVVFAGLTVIIALLGLAVCGIGFLTEMGLGGAFTVALAVLIALTLLPALLGFAGTRATKRSSRATAGPVRVTADATGPATATGPDRSTGEPRTLGRRWVERLARFRWAALVSGIVAAAVAAIPVASLQLALPDDSTKPAGSDVRVAHDLIGEHFGAGANGPLLVVIDTREATDPATAVATATERLYALAARDDSNIALVVPAITSDDPQALQSYQQQLDTAQFATLTVIPRTGPSHQSTKDLVADIRATLTDLPGQSGARALVTGVTAIGVDISNELTEVFPLYLAVVVGLALILLTAVFRSIWVPVKAALGFLLSVGVSLGATVAVFQWGWLNELVGLDATGPVLFLLPILLTGILFGLAMDYEVFLVTRMREAYVHGVPARQAVIDGFAHSARVVAAAALIMVGVFAGFTITDDIILKTVGFALAIGVLVDAFLVRMLIVPAVMLIVGQRIWWMPRWMSKLVPPLDDEGEALTKRLAG, from the coding sequence GTGACGGGAATCTGGGCCCTACTGCTCCTCACCGTCGCCATCGGGGCGACGACCCTGTCAGGCAAGACCAACGACAGCTTCGAGCTGTCCGGCATCGAGTCGACGCAGGCGTTCGATCTGATCAGGGACCGTGATCCCGCAGCCGCCCCGGACGGCGCGACCGCCCGGGTGGTGTTCCAGGCACCTGCCGGCGAGTCACTGGCCGATCCAGCCAACAGGCAGGCCGTGGCCGATGCGCTCGCGACGGTGGAAACGAGCGGCGTGGTGTCCATCGTCGACCCGTTCGCCGCAGGAACGATCTCCGAGGACGGATCCACCGGCTACGCCTCGGTCAGCTACTCCCGCAGCGCCGTCGAACTGTCCCTGGCGGACCGGGCGGGCCTCGAAGCTGCCCGCGACGTCGCCGAGCGGGCCGGGCTGACGGCCACCGTCGGCGGAGACGTGCTCGGTGTCGAGATCGGCGGGGCGATCGCCGAGATGATCGGCATCGCCATCGCCTTCGTGGTCCTGGTTGTCACCCTCGGATCGCTCATCGCGGCCGGGATGCCCCTGCTGACCGCACTGGTCGGCGTCGGCATCGGGGTGGCCGCCATCGCAACGCTGACCGGGTTCGTCGAGCTCAGCACCACCACTCCCGCGCTCGGCACGATGCTCGGCCTGGCGGTCGGCATCGACTACGCGCTGTTCATCCTGTCCCGCTACCAGGCTGAGGTGCGTCAGGGCCGTCCGCTCCAGGAGGCGGCGGGCCGAGCCGTGGGCACCGCAGGCTCAGCAGTGGTGTTCGCCGGCCTCACCGTCATCATCGCGCTGCTCGGCCTCGCCGTGTGCGGCATCGGATTCCTCACCGAGATGGGCCTGGGCGGAGCGTTCACCGTCGCCCTCGCCGTACTCATCGCGCTCACCCTGCTGCCCGCACTGCTCGGCTTCGCCGGCACCCGCGCCACGAAGCGATCCTCCCGCGCCACGGCCGGACCGGTCCGCGTCACCGCCGACGCCACCGGCCCAGCCACCGCCACCGGCCCCGACCGGAGCACCGGCGAGCCGCGTACTCTCGGCCGCCGTTGGGTGGAGCGCCTCGCCCGGTTTCGCTGGGCCGCCCTCGTGTCCGGGATCGTGGCCGCCGCCGTGGCCGCTATTCCCGTAGCCTCCCTGCAACTGGCGCTGCCCGACGACAGCACCAAGCCCGCGGGCAGCGACGTACGCGTCGCCCACGACCTCATCGGTGAGCACTTCGGCGCCGGAGCCAACGGACCGCTACTGGTCGTCATCGACACCAGGGAAGCCACCGACCCGGCCACCGCGGTAGCGACCGCCACCGAACGGTTGTACGCGCTGGCGGCCCGGGACGACTCCAACATCGCCCTGGTCGTCCCGGCCATCACCAGTGACGACCCGCAGGCGCTGCAGTCCTACCAGCAGCAGCTCGACACGGCGCAGTTCGCGACGCTGACCGTGATCCCGCGCACCGGCCCGTCGCACCAGTCCACCAAGGACCTCGTTGCGGACATCCGGGCCACGCTGACGGACCTACCGGGCCAGAGCGGTGCCCGGGCACTGGTCACCGGAGTCACCGCGATCGGTGTCGACATCTCCAACGAGCTGACCGAGGTGTTCCCGCTCTACCTCGCCGTCGTCGTGGGGCTGGCTCTCATCCTGCTCACCGCCGTGTTCCGGTCGATCTGGGTGCCGGTCAAGGCCGCGCTCGGATTCCTGCTCTCGGTCGGTGTCTCTCTCGGGGCCACCGTCGCGGTCTTCCAATGGGGCTGGCTCAACGAACTCGTCGGCCTGGACGCCACCGGCCCCGTGCTGTTCCTGCTGCCGATCCTGCTCACCGGCATTCTGTTCGGCCTGGCGATGGACTACGAGGTATTCCTCGTCACGCGGATGCGTGAGGCATATGTCCACGGCGTACCGGCACGTCAGGCGGTCATCGACGGGTTCGCCCACAGTGCCCGCGTCGTGGCCGCCGCCGCCCTCATCATGGTCGGCGTGTTCGCCGGCTTCACGATCACCGACGACATCATCCTCAAGACCGTCGGCTTCGCCCTCGCCATCGGTGTCCTTGTCGACGCGTTCCTCGTCCGCATGCTGATCGTGCCCGCCGTCATGCTCATTGTCGGCCAGCGAATCTGGTGGATGCCGCGCTGGATGAGCAAGCTCGTGCCGCCGCTGGACGACGAAGGCGAGGCCCTGACTAAGCGGCTCGCTGGTTGA
- a CDS encoding CopG family ribbon-helix-helix protein produces MVTTVNLPDDLHAQLKQIAETEHRSANATIVVAIEEYVARHSKRAKVRGLAAEVAERHRELLDRLAQ; encoded by the coding sequence ATGGTTACCACAGTCAACCTGCCGGACGATCTGCACGCGCAGCTCAAGCAGATCGCCGAGACCGAGCACCGGTCGGCCAACGCCACCATCGTCGTCGCCATTGAGGAGTACGTCGCCCGGCACAGCAAGCGGGCCAAGGTGCGTGGGCTGGCCGCCGAGGTGGCCGAGCGCCACCGTGAGCTGCTCGACCGACTGGCCCAGTGA